The following nucleotide sequence is from Cercospora beticola chromosome 2, complete sequence.
GATCCTCAAACTCCCAGCGAGGTTCCGTATGTGCAAAGAGCAGCCTCCCGCACAGCGGTACATAACTGACTCGCATCAGATCGCGCAGCGGCACGCCCAACTcgaccaccacctccatgAGCGAGCTCTCCACAGTCGCAATCAAAGACGGTCACCGCGGCCACCTCCCCCACCACCAGCACAGCCAAGGGCCCTCCGGCCTTTCCAACCAACTCGACGCCGAACGCGCTGATCGCATCTCCCGCCTTGCTGGCCTCGAACGCGTCACCACCGCTCGCAACCCTCAGACACCAGGCAGCACCGGCAACCTCACGCCCGCGGGTGGTGTGCACGGCGCCCAACAAGTACCACCCGCTGTCAGCTATTTCGACTCAACTGGCAACCCAGCTCTCGGCCGCGAACGTAGCACCGTCGGCAGTGCCTCAGCTACCGGCTCCGTAGGCGCTCGCACTACATGGGCCGGCAGCGAAGCAGGCGGAGACTTTGACAAGATGTCCGAGAGTCAAGACATGGACATGGACACTTCGTCCGTGGGCGGCATGAGCGATATGGATCGAGACACTGGTTCGCTCGTAGGTTTTGGCGAAGGAGCTCGAACACCTGCGCGCCAGAGCACCGTGGGTCCTACGAGCAGCGGTGTACCCGGCAGTCGATCGGGTCCCGGTACCACGCCAACTGCGAGCCAAAGCCGATTTATCGACGGGATGACATATGACGAGGGCGTCGTGGACACGAGTACGTCGGGTGCTGGACGTTCGGGTCAGCAAGAGGCGGAGCGCATTATGCGTGAGAACATGGACACGACGAGCGATGACCGCATGGGCCCATCTGGCTCGAACATGGGAAGGCATCAGGGGCCTGACCTGGGACGGTTCGGATTTGAGAAGTAGCGGCGTTACAAAATCCAGTACAACTGACCGGCTCCTTTGACGGTCTCTCTGGTACGATGAGAAAAGTGCTTCTAGGCGCTGCTGGACAGAGCTTGCGAGAAGGCGAACAATTTTGGGCGTTAGGGATGGGCGGAGAGACCAACGTGAGCGACATGATTATTCTGTGAGGTTCCTTCACGGAGAGATGAGCATCTTGCTCGGGGATTGGCAACGGGAACAGGTCACTCGGATTGACCAGATTAGCGTGAGGTCTGATGATATGATACCAAGAAGAAAACTTACCGGATCAGCAATAGCTTCTCTCACTTCTGAAAGCCGCTATGAGCTATATGCTGAGTCTATGGAGAAAAATGCAAATGCAATGTatgatggcgacgacgatcgTACATGGAGGAGTTGCTCTCTCCTTGCAACGATAGCGTGCCTTTTGGTCATGAAAGTCGTAATGTACCATTTCTCCTTCCAATTATATTTCCGTTGGCCTCGTTCCGCCATACCCATCTCTATCGAGCCACTTCACTTTCGCACGTCTTCCTTCCTCGCCCCTCTTGCGACCGCCACTCTACGACGTCACTTTCATCTTCCCTTTCCTCAAATCCACCACTTCAAACTGCAGACCTGGCCCTTCAACCACGTGGCCCGGTCGAAGTGCATCCGTGTACAACCGGTCCTCGTCGTGCGTGTGGAAAATTCCCGGCTTCCTGCACTCCAGCACATGTGGCAGGCCAGGCGGGTCTGTCAAGCGAAAAATGCCCCAGTCGGGATTATGTCGTGGTGCACAGACGATTGCGATGGCTTCGGGCAACATGACTTGGTATCCGGAGCTGGTGTGAAGGTCTCGTGAAGAGAGAAAGCAGGATTGCGAAGGGTGAGTGTGGATCCAGCCCATGACTAGGAGGTCATTGCTGTCGCAGTAGGAAAACAGATCGATCTCACCTTGGTCGGTGGTGTCGCACGTGTCTGAGGTGGAGGTTTGGTCTGGGATGATGAGAGTGTTGATGAACAGGgcgttggcgatgatggttCCGGCGAGGATACCGCATGTTTCGAGGTTGCGGGATGTGTTGGGGTCTGCGAGATTGAGGAATTGGGTGCGAAGGTCCGGTGGAAGTAGGACGGTGCGGAGGGGTGCACCGGCTTCGGTGAAAGCGGTCGGTTTGAAGGTGTACTTTGAGGGCACTTGAGGAGAAGATGGTGGGGGCCCGGGCGTCTCGAGAGAATCTGGTCGTGGGGGCCTGGGAGGAGGCTGACGTCTTGGAAGTTCAGAGGCGCTGTGTTTGTGGAGCGATTCCTTTGCTGGACGAGCAGGTGGAATCGGCATTGTATATCGAGATTGGGGCATGGAGGGCTGAGTCGGTGGCGTATTCCATTCCATACGACTTTCTTTTTGAGGCACCGATGGATAACTGAATGTTGAACTCATCGACTGGTCCCCATTCGATCCATTGCGAGATCGAAGCGATTGTTGCTGCAACTGCTGGCCAACTGCTCGCACACCGTCATCATGTCCTTGTGAAGGTCCGTGTGTACCTGCATAATCGCCATAGTCCGGTGCCACGAGGCCACGACGTCGTTCTGCTACAGTCGCGGCGGGAATGCCTGCCTCCGTCGTCGACTTTCTTGATGCATCGCGACGTTTCAATTCGCGCTGAGCAAGATTGACAGCGAACTCTCTATTGTCCATTGCACTCAATGATGAGATTGGACTCGGAGGACGGCTGCTCATCGAAGCAATTGAGGTTCTGCGAGAAGGATCGTATGACAGTCGTCTTGCGGCTTGGTCAAATTCTTGCTGCGCGCGTTGCCTCTCTGCACTTCGTCTATCCATCGCCTTGGCATAACGCTGGTAGTCCTGGGTGATTCGTGGTTTCCATTGTTCAAGTTTCACAAGGTTTCGCTGGACAGTCTTTCGAGCCTGTGATAACTCGAGCTTGTAACGTGGATCTCGGTAGTCTGGGTGCTCAGGCAATTTGCTCAGAATGAGATCGGCATGGCGgtaaagatatagataagcaGTGGCTAAATTGCCTTCTTGCTCGCATATGGAGGCCTCGGTGAGGAGCATTTTCGCCGCTCGGAGCCATTGTTGCAGAGGACGATTTGTGTTGAACTCGAATTGCTGCGCTTCTTGCACGAGATCCTCCACGCTCCTCGGAGTGGATAGAGCTGCATGGTGGCGGGACAAAGCCATCGCTGCTCCTGAGaccgccttcctcctcttaTTCGAAGCTTATAGAAAGATCATCGTCTGAGGCCAGTTGTTTGCCTCCTTGCTAGACGTGTGACTTGGGTTTCGCTCAGCTGACATGGAGTCTGCCTGGGCTTTTGTGATGTCGTCGGTGTCTTGAAGAAGTGCACACCGTTTTGAGTAAGTTTGGGGGCATCTTACTTTGTTGCCGAAACGTgaggtcgtcgtcgctgcctGAGATGACGGGCTCGGGTGCCAAGAGTTGGCAAGGTTCCTCTTTCCGGAAAAGAGCGAAACCGAAATGCATGACCTCTCCATCACGAATTATCCCGCATCGCGACTCTGTATAGACATCTCCTTTCCGTGCTCCTGTTAATGAGTAAGGCAGCGCAGCGACTGCTCCGCAAGCCGAATGAGCTGTCCAACAAGCTGCGAGTTGTCTTCACGCCGGTTGTCACGCCTGTCCCATCAGAGAGCTGGTCTGTTGCCACACGCGCGAAGAAACCCCCAGCATGGGCAGCGGCAGAGAATAAAGCATCGGGAGTCAACTCCGACGAGGCCAACTCAGCCAGGAAGCAGAGTAGAGGACATGACAGACAAGTCTCTCACAGAGCAGACAGAAGCGAGAAGAATGGGCCCATTCAGTCAGAGGCAGGGCGCGTGCCGAAGCCAACAAGAAGATCGAAACCGGCTCCCAGAGATCAAAGGAAGGGACGAACAACTACAGGAACGCCTCAATCGAGGGTGGAATCTCGCGCAACCTCCGCTGTGCTGAGAGCGGCCCGGAACAGGCCAGAAGTTGTCAGTGAGCAGCTTATGGGTATGAACTAAGCTGACAATCGACTCCAGAGCTAGCGCTGACCGAGGACTAGATGATGTACTGGAATACCTCGCGCCAACTCTCGAGCAGTATAAAGGCTGTACTATTATCGATTTACATCCTGGTTCGTGTCTATGGTCGCGAAAAGTACACAATCTGCTCAGGCCGAAAAGTCATCTGCTCCTGGAACCCGAATCGCAATACCAGGAGTATGTAGATGACCTTGTGAACGAGCCGCAGTCGACCTATAAGCACATTGATCTGCCAGGCGCGATGCATCAAGAGATCGCGGCTACCTACAATCAGCTTTTTCAGGACGACGGGCCCATTCCGATCTCAGACCGCGTCTCAAGCTCCGGGCCATTGAACGCAACCCCTCCCATTCTCGTAATAGGGAGCCTGAACCGAAGGAAGAGCCTCAAATACAGCGGCAAATCTTTCAGCGGCTCGGTTGCGTCAATCTACCACTTCTGTTATGGCGCATTAGTGAACGACTATATGCATCGGTTCGGTCCCGCGAGAATGCTGCTCTGGACTCCGGAACAAGATAGAATACATTTTCTTCCAGAGAGAACCATGTACAGGAACAATTCTGAAGCTACTGTCTCCATGGGCATGCATGTTCAGACTGCAGTTGCCGTGGAACAACTCATTGCGAGAAGAAAACTGAACGAATGGAGTTCTCGATCGAGGTGGAGTGGCTTCCATTTGGCCAGCGAAGACGTTGTCCGAGCCCGAGCTGTGCAATATGGCATGAAGGTGCCGGAAGGCCGACAGCTTTTCCGCTTGGGTTCAGATGGCAAATGCAGCCCCAAAAAGCAGGCTGCCACAGACTCCCCATATCAGATTCGTTACAAAACGAAGGAGCAGGTTGGGGAAGCACTTGAGCAGCTTCTACGGCGTTGGAACGAGCGCACCACAGGGCGGCGCTTTCCAATCAAGACTGATCTTCCGCACGGCAAAGTCCCTGTCGAAAAATTGTACCAGTATCTGACGTTTCCGGAGCTGGCGGATGCTTTATGCGAAGATCCATCCAAATCGTTCAAGGCTGCGGCACGAACCAAAACCCGGTCAGACTCGGGAATACAACACGGATCACTGCCAAAATTGGAGATGGAGTCGTCGGCATGGAAGGCTAAGCCGGGCAACTTGACCATGCTGACCGGTACCGACGTCAGAATTGCCTTTTTTGCCGATGCTGCTCTCTGTGGCATTAGCCTCGAGCTCCACTGCAAAATCCTCGAAGAGCATGGCGTCGATGTCACCGAGCTGAAGGAAAGCCTCATAAAGTTTGCCGACACGATTGTGGAACAGGTTGAGCGTAAAAGACAAGTCTACTATGCGGACTTCCACCGACTTGTAGATGACTGGACGTCTTTCTTCGCGCCCTCACAACTTCTGATGGCAGATAGAAGGCATTATGAGCCACTTCAGGCGGATCCAGCTGATTTTAACGCAAACCAGAATCTTTGCTTATTGGACTGCATACCGACAAATTGCGACCTCGAGGTTCCAGGATTGGCGGACCGTCGCCAGGCTGCGCTCGCTTGTAGGGATATCATTAACTTTCTGTATCAATACAGGGGCCAGAGCGTGACATCTGCGCTCGAGAAGTTGGCACCCAATGCCTCGACGGATTTGGTCAACTTGGTGCCTGCGATCACAGATCCGAGGAAGGGTGGCAGACTTGATCCGAAGCACCTGAAGGTTCGACAGCTGACATGCGAAATGCTGGAAGGATTGACAAAAGCTTGGTTCGAATGGCCATTTAAGCCCGATGGCTGGGAGTTGAGTATTTCGATCTCGGATGGCGACTACTCGAGGACGGGCAATACCGGACCTCTAACACCTGAAGCTGTGACTGCTAGCGATGATAGTGATATCCTCGACTAGAACGCGAGAGCTCGCTTGATGTATTATAGTGTACAAAGCCTGTACTATAATTCCATTCGCTGTGTTTCGACTTCCTTCGAATATCCATGCGGGCAAGTCAGCGTTATGTAATCTCACGTTCGGAGGCAATGACAGTGAGAGGCAATTCGGGAAAGTGTCCTTGACCAATTTTGCGCGAGCAGCTGGTGTAAGGATGTCGTACTCCATCAAAATCTATTCCTGGTCGACCTAAATCTAGCTGATCGCGCGCAGCGTCAGCTCCACCGTCGCGAATGTGCCGGCAGAAACAGGCATAGCCCTCAGCAATGTCGGACCAATGCCCCTCCAGAAGCCCAAAGCGCCCTCCTGCGCAAAGGTCTGAGCAAAAGCATTCCTCATCGTCTTATACCTCTGCTTCTCCCCAAATCCATCGGTTTGCATCTTCGACTTGATCACATCAAATGGATACGACGCAATCCAGAGCATTTCACCTGCCAGACCACCGTAGAACGCGACTTTCCAGGTTGGCACTTCTTTCCGGAGAATGTAGCTGCGTTTTGCGTCTTGGTTCATCAGGTATTCAAATGTGAGGAACCAGGCTCCGTATGCTTGGGCTTCTCGAAGGAGGGTCACAGATGTTCCGCGGTAGACTCCTGTCGCTCCAAGTTTGCGAATTACGTCGAGTGGTCCGTTGTAGAGCTTTCCAGCGCCGTGCGGTTGAGTCTGCAGACGGATACGGATGTGCTCGATAGGAGAGGAGAGGACTGTGTTTGCGATTCCAGCGAATGCTCCAGCTGCGTAATATTGGCCATAGCTGAGTGGTTGTGGGAGGGCGTTGCCGAGTGTCTTGTTGACCTTCGATGCATTGGATGCATTGGATGCTTCGAATGCTCGTTTGGCGTAGTTGAAGGCTCCGAACTGGACTGAGACGCAGGCTCCGATACCAATCAATGGTGTGAGAGTGCCCTTGTAGAAGGCCGACGCGCCCTCATTCTTGAGAATTCGTGATGCACAGTCTAGAGCCCCCTTGTATTCTGATGTCGTCTGTAGCCGTACTTTCACGATATCTGGTGGCAATTAGATTTTTATCTTGGTTCCAAGGATCGAGTCTAGCTCACCAAAAGGCTGTCCTGCAGTCTTGATTAGTTTTCATTGCTCTAGAAATGTGCCTTGTGCCTAAGTGCTCGTGAGAAGAGGCGACGTGTCTTGAAGACGCGAATGTATATTATGAGAATGCACAGTCAGAGCCATATCTTACCAATGAGTACTTGGGCAATTCCACCGACTGCACCGGAGAAGAGATCCTTGGCCACATTCGCAGCGCCGCCGACCTCGCCTGCCTCTTCCAACGCGTCGGCCATGGTCACGACTGCCCGGTCGCGAAACGCTGGTTGCTTGACTTTGCGACTGTGGTGCAAAGTGTGCAATTGGCGGTTATGGCAATTTCGACGACGTGCAGTGACTTGGTCAAAACAGTGATCGCGCAATTCCGCATTGACTGTTTCGCGTCAAACTCCCCGTTTCGGGCACTAGTTAATTGCAAATCCGAGATCGCTGCTGATAACCAGCCACAACTCAAATTGTCGTGAGGCGGTGCAGCCATCGTGCCGCGAGACCAGCGAAGGTTTCGCAACAAAACGCCAGCTGAGACGGCGTGGGCTGAGCAGATCCTTCCTCTGGCCGAGCTGCAACAGCACGATCTAGATCCTCGTAGCGGTCAAGTATAATAGAGTGTCTTTCCCTCACCTGCAGCTCACTCCATTCGCATCCTCACATCATCACAGCTTCATCACTTTCGAAAAGAGGGCATTTTGCGAAACAGCAACTCACAACGTCATGGATCCCAACTATAACAATAACTCTGGTGCGAGCGGCATGAACAATAATAACTACAACAACAATAACAACATGGGCTACAACCAAAATTCTGGTATGGGTGGCGGCCCAAATAACAACATGAACAACTACAACTCGAGTATGAGCGGCGGCAACAACAATGGCCAGCCGAAGGAAGACTATCTTGACAAGGGTACGGGCATCTCTTGGCGCAGAACTTTGACAATCGCTGACAGGCTGTAGCTGTTGATGCggtggagaagaagctgggtgCAATGACTGGCCACAATGTCGACCCCAAGAAGTACAGAGCGCAAAATGAGAAGTTCACGGACAAGCTTCGTGGTCTCTTTGAATCGAAGTCGGGCAAGAAGGCAAGGCTGCCAGTATTCTCTGTCGAACAGCACGAGCTAACAATTGTGCAGCTGCCCAGCAAATTCTCCAACTGATCACGACTACCAGACTTTGATACCCGCCGAATTATGAGGAGCACGGCACTTTGAAACATGAATCAGATACGATGATACCAGTATAGCAACATCATTTACAGCAACAGAACTGCAGACACTTCATTTCTCGTTCGCCGAGTTGTCGGCGCACGACCAACTTGCTCCTTTGCTTGCATTCTGCGAAATTGCGGTTCCCGATGCATAAAGTCCAATACCACAAATCGCAGCTCCAAGCGCGAAGATTGCGAAGTTCGCAATTGTCAGCGAGCTCTTTCGCCAGTTCTTGAACCACATGCCATAATTAATGTACAGCCACAGTATTCCTACTAAAGTCAGCAGTGATTCACAGAATCCGAGGCAAAGGGTGCAACTCACCAGAGATACCGTATGTAAACCAGGATGCGAAAAGGGAGGAGATCAACGAGAGCAAATCGTTGAAGTTTGGAATACTCTCGGCAATGATCCAGGCAATGATCCAGAGTGTGCCAATGATCGCCAACCACGAGCCGACTGCGAGCCAAGTTCGAGTGCCCATGTGCTTCGTGCCACGGAAGATTCTCAGGTAGATGTACTTGCTCGCGACGTGCGCGTAACTGGCATGGTCAGTCTCAGAACAACGACATCGCCTTTGGCTTTAATACTAACATCACACCAGCAATAACGATTGTTGGTAGAGCAATACCGTAAGCCACTTTCTTGACAACAGGAGTAGTTGATCCCAGAGCCGGCGAAACCACTTCAGGTCCCGCGTAACGATAGATGACGATTGCTGCGACAACATACAAGCTGATGTCCCAAATTTGCAAGAAGATGAGCGCTTTTGGGAAGTCCTTTGGATCCTTCAACTCGGAGATGAAGGTGAAGAATGCAACATGTCCGGCATAGGCGAAGATGATATTCGTTACGGCTTGGAAAGCTGGTGCGAAGCCCACGACAACCGTAGCTTTTACCACTGGGTCCGGTTTCTCGATGCCCACTCCAATCATGGTAATAAAGACGGCCGCAACAATGCTGATGAAGGCTAGCATCCTCATTTTAGCAGAACTCCACGACCAAAAGGGCAGAAGGATACTTACACGCAATCGACAGGTAACTGACATTCTTCAACGTACGGGGCAAAGTAAACAGAAACAGAATTATTGTCCCCACAACCGCCCACACAATCGTGCAAGTCGCATGCCCCGTAATCGCGTTAAATGCAATTGTGAAAGTCAAGACATGACTTCCCATTGTGAAGATCAAGAAAATGACCTGGGCAGCACCAAAAACTTCTCTTCCGATCGGTCCAAGCAGAACCTGACCCACATCGGCCATGTTATGCACCCAAGGATATCGTAGCTTGAATTGATACATCGTGTAGCCCGTGTATGTTGCCACGATTCCCAAACCGATGATCATTATCACTCCGGGAACCATACCGACCGCCGCGAGGACGGAGGGAAGAGACAGAATGCCAAGGGAGATGGTTTCTGCAATCATTACCATGGCAGCTTGCCACCAGGTCATGGTGCGATATTTGACTTCggagtcttcttcatcgccaaaagggtcttcatcttccttgCTGTTGTCCCAGAATGAGCTTCGTCGGCGTCCACCGTCGTATTTGGGTGGATTCTGTTCTCGCGAAGCGGTCTTCTCGACATGGCCATCGTCGACCGAGGGTTTATGACCGTCGTCAATCGAATACTTCGTATCGTCGGCCATTTTCGAGTGCGAGCGTGGACAGCGTCTCTGCTGCAAGCAGACCTACTGTGCGACTTGACAATAATACAGCAAGGGAACAATGTGGAGCACACGAGCGGAAGCGAAGAGCAGTGCTAGTACTGATGTACAGGAAAGTAAACATACGCCGATCTCATTCTCCTCATGACCACGAGACAAGAGCCTCCTCCATCATCATACCGCCATCATAACAAGAGCAGTTCCCCAAGTGCATGTACTCAATACGCAGAGGATCACCAACGCAAGCGAGAGCAACGACCATCGCGTGCCGCCTAGGTAATCAGAGTGTACGCTCCAACCTGCAACTGCCACGAGCCTCGCACAGCACAGCCGTGTCTACCAACACGAGAGCATCACAAAACGGCAACACGCAATCAAATGCGGTGCACTCGTAGTGGGCGGTGATCGAATGGTCGTGAGCCGCACAACAAGCAAGACATGACGTCGCTCGTACATGCAGAGGATTCGAGCTTGACGCCGATCCGCTTGGCTTTCCGAAAAGCACGCATGCTTGATGAGGCTTGCCATCGCTTCCGCAATTCTTGGAAATATGTCTTGTCTGCAGAGCGTGTGTCGCGGGAATGCTGAAGGGAGGAAACGAAAAGGTCGTGTGAAGAATTTGGATTTGTGCTGAGGGATATCTCATCTTGGACGCATCATGCATCGTGTCTTACCTCTTTCGGCCTTCGCGCTCATCCATCGATATATCCATGCATGCATCATCACGTTTCATAGCTCTTCAACCAAAAAGTCAACAACAGAAAATCAGACGAGGGACGCGACTGCGCATCCTTTCGCTGCGCGAACGCGGCGTTGTATCGACGGCTGGACCAGTATATGCTCATATCTTCTGAAGCCATCGCTGCGTATGCATGCCTCTAATCCGTGTCTTCGTGATGCCCATTAATCGAGGCCGTCCTAGGGACTCAACTTGGTTCACCCGAAGAAAGCTCTGACAGTTTGCTGTGTCTCCGCTGGAAGAGAGCCTAAGAGTTGGTTGGCATCGAGTCCGGCTGTCGAGATCAGCTTGCGACCCGCGCCAACGATTCGTTGAGCCATGGCTCCTTGCAGAGTTTCGGCTTCAAGTGCTTGCGCGATGAAGGTGAAGCACTGAGCTGCTTTGTTCATGACTGCTGGGTTTTGTCTGCGCAACGTTAGCAATGTGTCGATTAGCTGGCATGCAAGAGTGCGACTTACTCGTCAATCAGCTGCGCCAAGAAGCTGTATGCATATGGCGCTGCTTCCTCATCATTCACGACCGGCAATGTATCGACCCAGTGCATGACGACTTCAGAAACATTTTGGACCTTCTTGTTATTAAAGTGTAGGACCTTGGCGATTGAAGCGCAGGCGTTTTCAGTGGCGAATGCATCGTCATCACTCCTGGCGTTTGGTCGTTGTGTGACCTCGAAAAGGATGGGCAAACTGCCGGCGGCGAACTCCGACCACTGATCACCGCCCTTGTGAGCAGCGACGCCGACACCGTAACAAGCTGCTTGTCTGTttgcagcagcatcatcacgcATGCCGTCGACAAGAGGCTGAGCGATATGCGAGTAATAGTTCCACGAAGCAGGTCCGCAGAACTCGAGCACATCGTCCAGAATGCAAAGCGCCCATTGGCGCTGTGTTGGGTCTGCGTTGGTGACGAAAAGGTCGTAATAGTTCAAAAGTCGTTCCCAGTGAGGCAGAAAGCTTTGCCCCTGATGCTTAAAGATTGTGTGGAAAGCCTTGTTCATGTCGGAGAGTAGTGTTTGATCGTCCTCGACGGCGAATTCGTAGTCCTCGCCGGGttcctcgccatcctcgcgCTCTTTGGCCTCGTCCTCTCGTTCCTTGACACGTTTCTGATAGTCTTTGAGAACAGACTCTGCAGATGAGATGAACAAGGTCATGTGATCGTTTGACAGGCAATCCTTCCCAGATACTTCGACAGATTCGTAAAAGCACTGGTACATCTCGGCGAGAGTTTCAATTGCGGGTTCAGTCTCAAGGACTTCAAGCACTTTCTCGATTGTGCCCTTCCACAACGTCAGATACTCGTTCGAGTTGAGGCCATAGGCAACCTTGAAGGAATTGAGCAGTTGCGGCACGGCCTTGGCGGAAGCAACCCGAACAGGGTCGTGGAAAAAGAAGGCAAGACCGGGGATGGCGACCTTGTCCATAATCTCGAGTACGTATGGCGCAAATCCAGCCTCGAGGTTCTGGGCGTACACTGTGATGAGTTCAATGGCCATGAACTTGTCGTCCAAGGTGCTGGTCTTGATGCCGATATATTTACCCTTGAGTGGCACAAGTTCCCAGccctcttcttgctcgatcTGTTGTACgttctcttcatcatccagaAGCTGAATGTCTGCTTTGGCTTGCGCAAGCTTCATGAGAGGCGGCA
It contains:
- a CDS encoding uncharacterized protein (MEROPS:MER0021865), with product MALSRHHAALSTPRSVEDLVQEAQQFEFNTNRPLQQWLRAAKMLLTEASICEQEGNLATAYLYLYRHADLILSKLPEHPDYRDPRYKLELSQARKTVQRNLVKLEQWKPRITQDYQRYAKAMDRRSAERQRAQQEFDQAARRLSYDPSRRTSIASMSSRPPSPISSLSAMDNREFAVNLAQRELKRRDASRKSTTEAGIPAATVAERRRGLVAPDYGDYAGTHGPSQGHDDGVRAVGQQLQQQSLRSRNGSNGDQSMSSTFSYPSVPQKESRMEWNTPPTQPSMPQSRYTMPIPPARPAKESLHKHSASELPRRQPPPRPPRPDSLETPGPPPSSPQVPSKYTFKPTAFTEAGAPLRTVLLPPDLRTQFLNLADPNTSRNLETCGILAGTIIANALFINTLIIPDQTSTSDTCDTTDQGEIDLFSYCDSNDLLVMGWIHTHPSQSCFLSSRDLHTSSGYQVMLPEAIAIVCAPRHNPDWGIFRLTDPPGLPHVLECRKPGIFHTHDEDRLYTDALRPGHVVEGPGLQFEVVDLRKGKMKVTS